From one Bacteroides intestinalis DSM 17393 genomic stretch:
- a CDS encoding ATP-binding protein yields the protein MELYRSIIEDLKAWKRNSERKPLILKGARQTGKTWILEYFGRTEFKYTAKFNFDKDHSIHEIFETTKEPSRIISQLSLLIDSPILPGETLLIFDEIQECNPALNALKYFYEDASEYAVVAAGSLLGVALSKGDSFPVGKVEFLNLYPLTFKEFLKTINEKLYSYIEELTEIAPLSQFVTDRLSELYQQYLVIGGMPAVINYFLENKGMEKVKKEQQTILNAYTLDFSKHAENKDIPRITHIWNSIPSQLAKENRKFLYKLVKPGARARDYEDALLWLESAGLIYRVFCTTKPFLPLKAYDDLSAFKVYLSDVGLLRELSGLPSEIIFLGNGAYTEFKGAIAENYVLQSLVPQYDILPRYWTSIGKAEVDFVIQSGSEIIPVEVKAQTRLGGKSLSVYDANYHPACKLRYSLNNLKQDGTLINIPLYLADWTKKIVNFLTLH from the coding sequence ATGGAATTGTATCGGAGTATAATAGAAGATTTGAAAGCGTGGAAACGCAATTCTGAAAGAAAGCCCCTTATATTAAAAGGAGCACGTCAAACCGGAAAAACTTGGATTCTTGAATATTTTGGGAGAACAGAGTTTAAGTACACGGCCAAATTTAATTTTGACAAGGATCATTCTATCCATGAGATATTTGAAACAACTAAAGAACCCTCCCGAATTATCTCACAATTGTCATTGCTCATTGACAGTCCTATTCTGCCGGGCGAAACCTTACTTATTTTCGATGAAATTCAAGAATGCAATCCTGCCCTGAACGCATTGAAGTATTTCTACGAAGATGCGTCTGAGTATGCTGTTGTAGCGGCAGGCTCTTTGTTAGGTGTAGCTTTGTCGAAGGGAGATTCATTCCCGGTAGGCAAAGTTGAGTTCTTGAATTTATATCCTCTTACATTTAAGGAATTCTTGAAGACGATCAATGAAAAACTATATAGCTATATTGAAGAACTTACTGAAATCGCTCCTTTATCACAATTCGTTACTGACAGGCTTAGTGAACTGTATCAACAATACTTGGTCATTGGTGGAATGCCCGCCGTAATAAACTATTTCCTCGAAAATAAAGGTATGGAAAAAGTGAAAAAGGAACAGCAAACAATACTGAATGCCTATACTCTGGATTTTTCAAAACATGCAGAAAATAAAGATATTCCCCGTATTACTCATATTTGGAATTCCATTCCCAGCCAGTTGGCTAAAGAGAATAGAAAGTTCCTATATAAATTGGTTAAGCCCGGTGCACGTGCCCGTGATTATGAAGACGCTTTGCTTTGGTTGGAAAGTGCCGGTTTGATTTACCGGGTATTTTGTACAACAAAACCGTTTCTTCCTTTGAAAGCCTATGATGATTTGTCAGCATTCAAAGTCTATCTATCCGATGTCGGACTGTTGCGTGAATTATCCGGGCTTCCATCTGAAATTATATTTTTGGGTAACGGTGCATATACGGAATTTAAAGGAGCTATTGCTGAAAATTATGTTTTGCAGAGTTTAGTTCCTCAATATGATATTCTTCCACGATATTGGACTTCTATAGGGAAAGCTGAAGTTGATTTTGTCATTCAGTCTGGTAGTGAAATTATCCCTGTTGAAGTAAAAGCTCAAACTCGGTTAGGAGGTAAAAGTTTGTCCGTTTATGATGCAAATTATCATCCGGCATGTAAGTTACGCTATTCATTGAATAATCTAAAACAAGATGGCACGCTGATTAATATACCTTTATATCTGGCAGATTGGACAAAGAAGATTGTTAATTTTTTGACCTTGCACTAA
- a CDS encoding glycoside hydrolase family 10 protein, giving the protein MKYLKYLTLIIFIAFVASCSKDNDDDIIPPPEENTPATLPQKELRGVWVTTAWGIDWPMEEYNATAQKQKYIDYLDLLVENKMNAIFFQIRGMADAFYDSQYESWSKYITGTSGVKPSYDVLGFLIEEAHKRNIQFHAWLNPYRISTRANKNSSFPQLDPKIPSELTKDYEKIRIYNPALPEVQTRITQIVKEIITKYDVDGIHMDDYFYPALEASESMNDNVEYEKYGKAQFDNIADFRRNNVNVVIQNIQKTIIETRPDVIFSISPAANMDSNYNTLFADVKKWSKEGWVDVVIPQLYFATGTEESSFNQRLNLWSQYIYENHLLVGYGVYKFGDPAYGSKFQSSEDLQKQFDFAKTKPKVKGSVLYSVKYLVENKVRIMDVIRNVYKTPVLLPYLGRTIAEKPNTPTNVRVSGSNLSWSGVQAAYYAVYKDNGINQIASLIGTTKDTTFKLNEKGTYFVTALNKKNAESDLSESVNY; this is encoded by the coding sequence ATGAAATATTTGAAATATCTAACCTTGATTATTTTCATTGCATTTGTCGCATCTTGTAGTAAGGACAATGACGATGATATTATACCGCCACCGGAAGAAAATACACCTGCGACTTTGCCTCAAAAAGAGTTACGTGGAGTATGGGTAACTACAGCCTGGGGTATCGACTGGCCCATGGAGGAATACAATGCTACAGCTCAGAAACAAAAGTATATTGACTATCTGGACTTATTAGTCGAAAACAAAATGAATGCAATATTCTTCCAGATTCGGGGAATGGCAGATGCATTTTATGATTCGCAATATGAGTCTTGGAGTAAGTATATCACAGGAACTTCCGGAGTTAAGCCAAGTTATGACGTTCTGGGATTTCTTATTGAAGAAGCTCATAAACGAAACATCCAATTCCATGCCTGGTTGAATCCTTATCGTATTTCAACCCGGGCAAATAAGAACTCCTCATTTCCTCAGTTGGACCCAAAGATTCCTTCTGAACTGACTAAGGATTACGAAAAGATTCGGATTTACAATCCGGCTTTACCCGAGGTGCAAACCCGTATCACACAAATCGTCAAGGAAATTATTACTAAATATGATGTTGACGGTATTCATATGGATGATTATTTCTATCCTGCATTAGAAGCATCTGAGAGCATGAATGATAATGTGGAATATGAAAAATATGGTAAGGCACAATTTGATAATATTGCTGATTTCAGACGAAATAACGTAAATGTAGTAATCCAGAATATTCAAAAGACTATTATCGAGACTCGCCCTGATGTTATTTTCTCCATCAGTCCTGCTGCCAATATGGATAGTAACTATAATACTTTGTTTGCAGATGTGAAAAAGTGGTCGAAAGAAGGCTGGGTGGATGTTGTAATTCCACAATTGTATTTTGCTACGGGTACGGAAGAAAGTAGTTTTAACCAGAGACTAAATTTATGGTCACAATATATTTATGAGAATCATCTTTTAGTAGGATATGGAGTTTATAAATTTGGTGACCCGGCATATGGTAGTAAATTCCAGTCGTCCGAAGATCTGCAGAAACAGTTCGACTTTGCAAAAACAAAACCAAAAGTAAAAGGAAGTGTTTTGTATAGCGTTAAATATTTGGTAGAAAATAAAGTTAGGATTATGGATGTAATCAGGAATGTATATAAAACCCCTGTCTTACTCCCCTACTTAGGCAGAACCATAGCTGAAAAGCCAAACACTCCTACTAATGTCCGCGTAAGTGGAAGTAATTTATCATGGAGTGGAGTACAAGCTGCTTATTATGCAGTGTATAAAGATAATGGTATCAACCAAATAGCCAGTTTAATAGGGACCACTAAAGATACCACATTCAAACTGAATGAAAAAGGAACTTATTTCGTAACAGCACTCAATAAGAAAAATGCAGAAAGTGATTTATCGGAATCTGTAAACTATTAA
- a CDS encoding RagB/SusD family nutrient uptake outer membrane protein: MKLKIFIILASVVLLFTNCNDVLDRPSLTTAEDDAYWTNEDRVRLYANAFYTNFFVGYGLKYTTTYAPNANYTFNDDAVRMSTQTQFGRTVPTSKGSTSLDMMWQSEFTGPTWNFAWVRKANVMIDRITNLMPEILTDEQYNHWTGVGRFFRALEYARLVNVFGDVPYYDTEVQNTDKDGLYKDRTPRNEVMDAVYNDFEYALHNVRLNDGGQYVNRYVVAAMVSRWALFEASWQKYYYKNNERAKKFFDQAVAAAEMVMNSGKYGIVEDFRKLFGSTDLTNSKDCILYRKYDAAQNVTHSIASTCNMNDPTDVGPNLDLIKAFICTDGKDWQTSSLENVDDFTLSNLIKTRDSRFEASFYTKPTPRAKSSYLYVTKFIPRSGLSYIESGGSPAAEFQSEKNVTGYPVLRYAEVLLNWIEAKAELATLGGTEVSQSDIDISINQIRKRPIAEEAKALGVTMTAEMKLDALPQDPHRDPTVPALLWEIRRERRMEFAFEFSRIIDLRRWKKLEYMDTDKNEDLLIGTWVNFNNEVKSELKDENKGKLRVMGKDGSFTVYDGTNAAKMNGFFYPTQNQGRLPFLNVPNVNPYLSPIGTNQISDYKNKGYTLTQTEGWPTGIN; encoded by the coding sequence ATGAAATTAAAAATATTTATAATTTTAGCCAGTGTCGTTTTATTGTTTACGAACTGCAATGATGTGCTCGACCGCCCGTCATTGACTACGGCTGAGGATGATGCATATTGGACCAATGAAGATAGAGTACGTCTATATGCTAATGCTTTTTACACAAACTTCTTTGTGGGGTATGGATTAAAGTATACAACGACTTATGCTCCTAACGCCAATTATACGTTTAATGACGATGCAGTGAGGATGTCCACTCAAACACAATTTGGGCGTACGGTTCCTACATCTAAAGGAAGTACAAGTCTGGACATGATGTGGCAAAGTGAATTTACCGGTCCTACATGGAATTTTGCCTGGGTTAGAAAAGCAAATGTTATGATTGACCGCATCACTAACCTGATGCCTGAAATACTGACAGACGAACAATACAACCATTGGACAGGTGTTGGACGCTTCTTCAGAGCACTGGAATATGCTCGTCTGGTAAATGTTTTTGGCGATGTTCCTTATTACGACACAGAAGTACAGAATACGGATAAGGATGGTTTATACAAAGACCGCACTCCGAGAAACGAGGTTATGGATGCAGTTTACAACGATTTTGAGTATGCATTACATAACGTTCGTTTGAATGATGGAGGTCAATATGTGAATCGTTACGTAGTAGCTGCCATGGTTTCAAGATGGGCTCTGTTTGAGGCAAGCTGGCAGAAATATTATTATAAAAATAACGAACGGGCTAAAAAGTTCTTCGATCAAGCTGTTGCTGCAGCAGAAATGGTTATGAATAGTGGCAAATATGGTATTGTTGAAGATTTCCGTAAATTATTCGGTTCTACTGACTTAACCAACAGTAAGGATTGCATTTTATACAGAAAATATGATGCTGCTCAAAACGTTACGCATTCCATCGCATCGACTTGTAATATGAATGACCCTACTGATGTTGGTCCAAACCTAGATTTGATTAAGGCGTTCATCTGTACAGATGGTAAAGATTGGCAGACTTCTTCTTTGGAAAATGTAGATGATTTTACTCTTAGCAATTTGATTAAAACAAGAGATTCTCGTTTTGAAGCCAGCTTCTATACTAAACCTACTCCAAGAGCCAAGAGTAGCTATTTATATGTAACAAAGTTTATCCCACGAAGTGGACTGAGTTATATTGAAAGTGGTGGTTCTCCGGCTGCAGAATTCCAGAGTGAGAAAAACGTGACTGGTTATCCGGTACTACGCTATGCTGAAGTCCTACTAAACTGGATTGAAGCGAAAGCTGAACTTGCAACATTGGGTGGTACAGAGGTTTCTCAGTCTGATATAGATATATCTATCAATCAGATTCGCAAAAGACCGATAGCAGAAGAAGCCAAAGCTTTAGGAGTAACTATGACAGCTGAAATGAAATTGGACGCACTTCCACAAGATCCTCATAGAGATCCTACCGTACCGGCACTACTTTGGGAGATCAGACGGGAAAGAAGAATGGAATTTGCTTTTGAATTCTCACGTATCATTGACTTAAGGCGTTGGAAAAAGCTGGAATACATGGATACCGACAAGAATGAAGATTTGCTGATTGGTACCTGGGTTAATTTCAACAATGAAGTAAAAAGCGAGTTGAAGGATGAGAATAAAGGGAAACTCAGGGTAATGGGCAAAGACGGAAGCTTTACGGTATATGACGGAACCAATGCAGCTAAGATGAATGGTTTCTTCTATCCTACACAGAATCAGGGTAGACTGCCGTTCTTGAATGTTCCTAATGTTAATCCGTATCTTTCTCCTATTGGTACGAATCAAATTTCGGACTATAAGAATAAAGGATATACTTTGACTCAGACTGAAGGTTGGCCTACAGGCATCAATTGA
- a CDS encoding DUF4623 domain-containing protein, giving the protein MYKLIRNIGFLAVLLGLGLVSCDEDYPKSHIAPYDTELLSIKITNAGADGNTVVEGTIDEDNKIINFPRLDMTTNFSALNLDAKLSDGATLQNSVLDFSMDEETASKTLVLRIVNQKRYKEYFIRVRKRIPVYGADFEKPTVYDFSGDNIYPDYGSLLTRCASYDGEHVLIVSRKTAPHLLKVSELKKGEIKPIMLDLTGVTGGTYSYNMGALTNGHVYIASLSGSQASPLKIYYWDTPTSKPEVIADIKVSDIPGAGNRHGDNISVNIDKNGNGFIFFGDNASTKFLRLTVSNHKTIGEPKVLTSSADATMVTNVYRIEDTEQYVWSGVRLPVTLVDESLGSKYAMNKSNLETEAVAPRIFTFNEERYLIVCSAGQGSASKATPSLVVYNLTKGSTVAEAMQKFDEGDNHNPDYKFILGGSGNGAALAQTDYLIEKDENGKDAKLCIFGSRTDSGFVICEFPIKQEEED; this is encoded by the coding sequence ATGTATAAATTAATAAGAAATATAGGATTTTTGGCTGTATTGCTGGGACTTGGTCTGGTATCCTGCGATGAGGATTATCCGAAAAGCCATATAGCACCTTATGATACCGAACTTCTTTCTATCAAAATAACCAATGCAGGTGCAGATGGCAATACAGTGGTAGAAGGAACTATTGATGAAGACAATAAAATCATCAATTTCCCTCGCTTGGATATGACAACGAACTTCTCTGCTCTTAATCTGGACGCGAAGCTTTCTGATGGAGCTACTCTTCAAAATTCGGTATTGGATTTTTCTATGGATGAAGAAACTGCTTCTAAGACTTTGGTTCTTCGGATAGTAAATCAAAAGAGATACAAAGAATATTTTATAAGAGTCAGAAAAAGAATTCCGGTATACGGAGCTGATTTTGAGAAGCCTACAGTATATGATTTCTCCGGAGACAATATCTATCCTGATTATGGAAGCCTATTAACAAGATGTGCTTCTTATGATGGTGAACATGTATTGATTGTCAGCAGAAAAACTGCTCCACATCTTCTTAAGGTGTCTGAACTGAAGAAAGGTGAAATTAAACCGATAATGTTGGATCTTACAGGCGTAACGGGTGGAACCTATTCTTACAATATGGGAGCATTGACAAACGGACATGTATATATTGCATCTCTATCAGGTTCTCAAGCATCACCATTGAAGATTTATTATTGGGATACACCAACTTCTAAACCTGAAGTTATTGCCGATATCAAAGTATCGGATATTCCTGGAGCTGGAAACAGACATGGAGATAATATATCAGTCAATATTGATAAAAACGGTAATGGATTTATCTTCTTCGGAGATAATGCATCTACTAAATTTTTGAGACTGACCGTAAGTAATCATAAGACAATAGGTGAACCGAAAGTACTGACTTCAAGCGCTGATGCGACTATGGTTACCAATGTGTATAGGATAGAAGATACAGAGCAATATGTATGGTCAGGAGTAAGATTGCCTGTTACGTTGGTTGATGAATCTCTTGGAAGTAAATATGCAATGAACAAATCGAACTTGGAAACAGAAGCGGTTGCCCCCAGGATATTTACCTTTAATGAGGAACGTTATCTGATAGTTTGTAGTGCCGGACAAGGAAGTGCATCTAAAGCAACTCCTTCCTTGGTTGTTTACAATCTGACCAAGGGGAGTACAGTGGCTGAAGCAATGCAGAAGTTTGATGAAGGAGATAATCATAATCCTGATTATAAATTCATCTTGGGTGGAAGCGGTAATGGAGCAGCTCTTGCACAAACAGATTATCTTATAGAGAAAGATGAAAATGGAAAGGATGCTAAACTCTGCATTTTCGGCTCGCGTACAGATTCTGGTTTTGTAATCTGTGAATTCCCTATCAAACAAGAGGAAGAAGATTAA
- a CDS encoding SusC/RagA family TonB-linked outer membrane protein, whose protein sequence is MNEDRKKRGLTHSKLLMAVAIGTLFLNSGNVLATQVASDNPLEVTEQLQTQTINGLVVDANGEPVIGASIIEKGTTNGGITDINGKFTLTVKPGATLKISYIGYQTQEVKAARTMKIILKEDSELLQEVVVVGYGTQKKANLTGAVATVDVNKTLDSRPIADIGRGLQGAVAGVNITIPTGEVGSDPLIKIRGQVGSISGNNTPLILLDNVEIPSIQMVNPNDVQSISVLKDAASSSIYGSKAAFGVILITTKSGAQSDKFEISYSNNFSWQDPAKKIEIGGIEALQYTLDAQTNRREPMPAGGFWRISPESLEKAIEWQNLYGGKVKWNDPVVYGRDWFYDGKDKYGYRLYDGAKAMIKNWTPTMTHNLSVNGKSGKTSYNIGLGYLDQSGMSKTAKKDDFKRYNASVSVTSEINKYITVRASSIYSDRNKRYPGIGNTTADPWLYLYRWSPLMPMGVTENGNPLKEPTYEMAAANTDNLQNKYYNINLGFTLNLTKNWDVKFDYTYDRQTTETNSSVMQYEAGEMWYAPTAWMENGSQVFVNEQGERVDTGGMPAYRFPVNKYYNSSGPSASQVGNNSKSIDNNTFNIYTTYNLLLGPEKQHAFKFMAGMNRVTNKWSSYKGWKTNLIDLTNPQFPLASGDQFIEGNRNWEAQLGFFGRLNYSFEDRYFVEANIRRDGSSKFPKHLRWKWFPSFSAGWVFTNEKFMAPINNILSFGKFRASWGSIGDQSVSNTLYKSILSDGQSSWLDGSGNKTPMFGTPSLVDSDISWQQIETLDFGIDLRFFNNKFGVTFDWFQRDTKNMIIPGESLPVTLGAAAPSGNYGSLRTKGWELSADFNHRFANGLGINATASISDASTFITRGADYLTPWEDRSLGTTYSTGRRYGDIYGFVTDRLFQKEDFVYGADGQIEKIIVIYNGTARTTYKQSSEYPVYQVHYEDGNKLIFSPGDTKFVDIDGDGYITPGTSTNGNPGDQTVIGNTTPRYEYSFRLGADYKGFDFSIYFQGIGKRKIWGSGQLAIPGYNAKEGALPKTFTTDYWTEERTNAFYPRAWDLGGSNTGFAMQKQSRYLLDMSYLRIKNITLGYTVPANILSKIYISKARVYMSLENFFTFDNLRGLPIDPEAISGYSMFSTNYNLGRTGTGTPVFKSLSCGVQLTF, encoded by the coding sequence ATGAATGAAGATCGCAAAAAACGAGGATTAACGCATAGCAAACTCCTCATGGCAGTAGCTATCGGTACGCTGTTTTTGAACAGTGGAAATGTACTAGCTACTCAGGTTGCCTCCGACAACCCTTTGGAAGTGACAGAGCAACTACAAACTCAAACGATTAACGGCTTAGTTGTAGATGCCAACGGTGAACCGGTTATTGGAGCCAGTATTATAGAGAAAGGAACCACAAATGGTGGTATTACGGATATTAATGGTAAATTTACGCTGACTGTAAAGCCAGGAGCTACCTTAAAGATTTCATACATAGGCTATCAGACTCAAGAAGTGAAAGCTGCCCGGACTATGAAAATTATCCTGAAAGAAGATAGCGAATTGCTGCAAGAAGTAGTAGTGGTTGGTTACGGCACACAAAAGAAAGCTAACCTGACAGGAGCAGTGGCAACAGTCGATGTAAATAAGACATTAGACAGTCGTCCTATCGCTGATATTGGTCGTGGATTACAAGGTGCGGTAGCAGGAGTTAATATCACAATACCAACCGGTGAAGTAGGATCAGATCCTTTGATTAAAATTCGTGGTCAGGTTGGCTCTATTTCAGGAAACAATACACCACTCATCTTATTGGACAACGTGGAAATCCCAAGTATCCAGATGGTAAATCCTAATGATGTTCAATCTATTTCTGTTTTGAAAGATGCAGCTTCATCTTCTATCTATGGTTCTAAAGCTGCGTTTGGTGTAATCCTAATAACCACAAAATCAGGGGCACAAAGTGATAAATTTGAAATAAGTTATTCGAATAACTTTTCTTGGCAAGACCCTGCTAAGAAAATTGAGATTGGCGGTATAGAAGCATTACAATATACATTGGATGCACAAACAAACAGAAGAGAACCAATGCCAGCCGGCGGTTTCTGGCGTATTAGTCCTGAAAGCCTGGAAAAGGCCATTGAATGGCAAAACCTGTACGGTGGAAAAGTTAAATGGAATGATCCGGTAGTGTATGGCCGTGACTGGTTCTATGACGGAAAAGACAAATATGGATACAGACTTTATGACGGTGCTAAAGCCATGATTAAAAATTGGACACCGACAATGACTCATAACTTGTCTGTTAATGGTAAGAGTGGTAAGACCAGTTATAATATCGGATTAGGCTATCTGGATCAGAGCGGTATGTCAAAAACGGCTAAGAAAGATGACTTCAAACGATACAATGCTTCGGTTAGTGTTACTTCAGAAATCAATAAGTATATTACTGTAAGGGCAAGCTCAATCTATTCAGATCGTAACAAACGCTATCCGGGAATTGGAAATACAACTGCCGACCCATGGTTATATCTTTATCGTTGGAGTCCACTAATGCCTATGGGAGTGACTGAAAATGGCAATCCGTTGAAGGAACCTACCTACGAAATGGCAGCTGCCAATACGGATAATCTGCAAAATAAATACTACAATATTAATTTAGGTTTCACACTGAATTTGACCAAAAATTGGGATGTCAAGTTTGACTATACATATGACAGACAAACTACTGAAACGAATTCATCCGTAATGCAATATGAGGCGGGTGAAATGTGGTATGCTCCCACTGCCTGGATGGAAAACGGCAGTCAAGTATTTGTTAACGAACAAGGAGAGAGAGTAGATACCGGTGGTATGCCTGCATATCGCTTCCCTGTGAACAAATACTATAACAGTTCCGGGCCAAGTGCCAGTCAGGTAGGCAATAACAGTAAATCTATTGATAACAATACTTTCAACATTTATACCACTTATAACTTGTTGCTGGGTCCAGAAAAGCAACATGCATTCAAGTTTATGGCAGGTATGAACAGAGTTACCAATAAATGGAGTTCATATAAAGGTTGGAAAACAAATCTGATTGATTTGACAAATCCGCAATTCCCATTGGCATCCGGAGATCAATTTATTGAAGGAAACCGGAACTGGGAAGCACAATTAGGTTTTTTTGGCCGTCTCAACTATTCTTTTGAAGATAGATATTTCGTTGAAGCAAATATACGTAGGGATGGTTCATCCAAGTTCCCAAAGCATCTGCGTTGGAAGTGGTTCCCTTCTTTCTCTGCCGGCTGGGTATTTACCAATGAAAAGTTTATGGCACCTATTAACAATATCTTAAGCTTCGGTAAATTCAGAGCTTCATGGGGTAGTATCGGTGACCAATCTGTTTCAAACACTCTGTATAAATCCATATTGTCAGATGGTCAATCATCATGGCTGGATGGAAGTGGAAATAAAACACCTATGTTCGGTACCCCATCATTGGTGGACAGCGATATTAGCTGGCAGCAAATCGAAACACTGGACTTTGGTATCGATCTCAGATTCTTTAATAATAAGTTCGGAGTCACTTTCGACTGGTTCCAACGGGATACAAAGAACATGATTATCCCTGGTGAAAGCCTGCCAGTAACTCTTGGCGCAGCTGCTCCCAGTGGCAATTATGGTAGCCTGAGAACTAAGGGTTGGGAATTGTCAGCCGACTTCAACCATCGTTTTGCTAACGGATTGGGTATTAATGCAACAGCATCTATTTCAGACGCTTCTACTTTTATCACAAGAGGTGCTGACTACTTGACTCCGTGGGAAGATCGAAGTTTAGGAACTACCTACTCAACAGGTAGACGTTATGGTGATATTTATGGTTTTGTTACCGACAGATTATTCCAAAAAGAAGATTTTGTATATGGAGCAGACGGTCAGATTGAAAAGATTATCGTTATTTATAATGGAACAGCTCGCACCACCTATAAGCAATCTTCAGAGTATCCGGTTTATCAGGTGCATTATGAAGATGGAAATAAGCTAATATTCTCTCCTGGTGATACCAAATTTGTAGATATTGACGGTGATGGTTACATCACTCCGGGAACCAGTACAAATGGTAATCCAGGCGACCAAACCGTTATCGGTAATACTACTCCTCGTTATGAATACAGTTTCAGATTGGGTGCTGACTATAAAGGCTTTGATTTTTCTATTTACTTCCAAGGTATTGGAAAACGCAAGATTTGGGGTAGCGGCCAATTAGCAATTCCCGGGTATAATGCTAAGGAAGGTGCATTGCCTAAAACTTTTACAACAGACTATTGGACAGAAGAACGCACCAACGCTTTCTATCCCAGAGCATGGGACTTAGGTGGCAGCAATACTGGATTTGCTATGCAGAAACAATCCCGCTATCTACTGGATATGTCTTATTTAAGAATTAAGAATATTACATTAGGATATACCGTCCCGGCAAATATTTTATCTAAGATATACATCAGCAAAGCGAGAGTCTATATGTCATTGGAGAACTTCTTTACATTTGATAACCTAAGAGGATTGCCTATTGATCCGGAAGCTATATCAGGATATTCTATGTTCTCCACCAACTATAACCTTGGACGTACAGGTACCGGTACACCGGTATTCAAAAGTTTGTCATGTGGTGTTCAATTAACCTTCTAA